Proteins encoded by one window of Roseibium sp. Sym1:
- a CDS encoding YqaA family protein yields the protein MSGSLLGLFGISFLAATLFPAGSELGLSGLIAAGTDPVILLVAVASLGNTLGSMVNWGLGRGAAAFSGAAWFPVSEDRLEQATRWYHRYGRWSLLLSWAPVIGDPLTLAAGVMREPFWSFTLLVAVAKTARYVIVALLTLQVV from the coding sequence ATGAGCGGCAGTCTCCTGGGTCTCTTCGGAATTTCCTTCCTGGCCGCAACGCTGTTTCCGGCGGGATCGGAACTGGGGCTGTCCGGACTGATTGCCGCCGGCACGGACCCGGTCATCCTGCTGGTCGCCGTCGCCAGTCTCGGCAACACGCTCGGCTCCATGGTGAACTGGGGGCTGGGCCGCGGCGCCGCCGCATTTTCCGGCGCCGCCTGGTTTCCGGTCAGCGAAGACAGGCTGGAGCAGGCCACCCGGTGGTACCACCGATACGGCCGTTGGAGCCTGCTCCTGAGCTGGGCGCCGGTGATCGGCGACCCGCTGACGCTGGCCGCGGGCGTGATGCGGGAACCGTTCTGGAGCTTCACGCTGCTGGTGGCCGTCGCCAAGACGGCCCGCTACGTGATCGTGGCCCTGCTGACGCTGCAGGTGGTTTGA
- a CDS encoding VOC family protein → MKQHIGAIALVVPDYDEALDFYVGRLDFDLIEDTALDDEKRWVLVAPKGSRETRLLLARADGPDQQAAIGDQSGGRVFLFLNTDDFDRDFGSMRAAGVDFLEEPRTEPYGKVAVFRDPFGNKWDLIEHC, encoded by the coding sequence ATGAAACAGCATATCGGCGCCATTGCCCTGGTCGTGCCCGACTACGACGAAGCCCTTGATTTCTATGTCGGCAGGCTCGATTTCGACCTGATCGAGGACACCGCACTCGATGACGAAAAGCGCTGGGTGCTGGTGGCTCCGAAAGGCAGCCGCGAGACCCGGCTCCTTCTGGCCAGGGCCGACGGCCCGGACCAGCAGGCCGCGATCGGCGACCAGAGCGGCGGCCGCGTGTTCCTGTTTCTGAACACGGACGATTTCGACCGGGATTTCGGGTCGATGCGCGCGGCCGGTGTCGACTTCCTGGAAGAACCACGCACGGAGCCCTATGGCAAGGTCGCCGTCTTCCGGGATCCGTTCGGCAACAAGTGGGACCTGATCGAGCATTGCTGA
- the leuB gene encoding 3-isopropylmalate dehydrogenase has product MASQNLLLLPGDGIGPEIMQEVKKVIAWFNDKGGMSFETDEGLVGGCAYDAHGQSISEEDMAKAMAADAVIFGAVGGPKWDDVPYEVRPEAGLLRLRKDMQLFANLRPAICYPALADASSLKKEVIEGLDILIVRELTGGVYFGEPKEIIDLGNGQKRGIDTQVYDTYEIERISGVAFELARTRGNKVTSMEKRNVMKSGVLWNEVVTQTHKNGYQDVQLEHMLADAGGMQLVRWPKQFDVIVTDNLFGDMLSDVAAMLTGSLGMLPSASLGAPDGVTGKRKALYEPVHGSAPDIAGTGAANPIAMIASFGMALRYSFEEVEAADKLDKAIANALDKGLRTKDIASEGQATISTAEMGDAIVAELDALSA; this is encoded by the coding sequence ATGGCTTCTCAAAATCTTCTGCTGCTGCCCGGCGACGGCATCGGCCCGGAAATCATGCAGGAAGTGAAAAAGGTCATTGCCTGGTTCAACGACAAGGGCGGCATGTCCTTCGAAACCGACGAAGGTCTGGTCGGCGGCTGCGCCTATGACGCCCATGGCCAGTCGATTTCCGAGGAAGACATGGCCAAGGCCATGGCGGCGGACGCCGTCATCTTCGGTGCCGTCGGCGGCCCGAAATGGGACGACGTGCCCTACGAGGTCCGTCCGGAAGCCGGCCTCCTGCGCCTGCGCAAGGACATGCAGCTCTTCGCCAACCTGCGTCCGGCCATCTGCTACCCGGCGCTGGCCGATGCCTCGTCCCTGAAGAAAGAGGTCATCGAGGGCCTCGACATCCTGATCGTGCGCGAGCTGACCGGCGGCGTCTATTTCGGCGAGCCGAAGGAAATCATCGACCTCGGCAACGGCCAGAAGCGCGGCATCGACACCCAGGTCTATGACACCTACGAGATCGAGCGCATCTCGGGCGTCGCCTTCGAACTTGCCCGCACCCGCGGCAACAAGGTCACCTCCATGGAAAAGCGCAACGTGATGAAGTCCGGCGTGCTGTGGAACGAAGTCGTCACCCAGACCCACAAGAACGGCTACCAGGATGTCCAGCTGGAGCACATGCTGGCCGATGCCGGCGGCATGCAGCTGGTGCGCTGGCCGAAGCAGTTCGACGTCATCGTCACCGACAATCTCTTCGGCGACATGCTCTCCGACGTCGCCGCCATGCTGACCGGTTCGCTCGGCATGCTGCCCTCCGCGTCGCTCGGCGCCCCTGACGGTGTCACCGGCAAGCGCAAGGCGCTCTATGAGCCGGTTCACGGCTCGGCGCCGGACATCGCCGGCACCGGCGCGGCCAACCCGATCGCCATGATCGCCAGCTTCGGCATGGCGCTGCGCTACTCCTTCGAGGAGGTCGAAGCCGCCGACAAGCTGGACAAGGCGATCGCCAACGCGCTCGACAAGGGTCTCAGGACGAAGGACATCGCCTCGGAAGGCCAGGCGACCATTTCAACCGCGGAGATGGGCGACGCCATCGTCGCGGAGCTCGACGCCCTCAGCGCCTGA